The Agrobacterium larrymoorei sequence AGCATGTCGGTAAGGATACCTGGGCAGGTTCCATGTTCTCGCTGAAGCGTGGCGGCCGTCTCGTCACCTGCGGCTCGACGTCGGGCGTCTCGACCGAAATCAACCTGATGATGCTCTTTCAGCAGCAACTGAAGCTGCTTGGCTCCTTTGGCTGCCGCATGCAGAACATGGCCGATGCCATGCAGAAAATGGCACGCGGGCTTGTACATCCTGTCATCGATACCGAAGTAACCTTCGACGATATCGACAAGGCTCTGGAACGGATGGAGACCCGTCAGGTCTTCGGTAAGATCGTTCTGCGGATGGATTGATCAGTGAAGCTTTTTATAACGCGCATCGTTCTGGCGCTTGAGAACTTTCGCCAGTGGCTGAACGCGACCATCGCGTTCGGCTTTCTGAATATGCTGAAATTGTTGCCGGCTGATCCAGCCATTCACTTTGCCGATCGCATCGCGCGTAAACTTGGGCCCAAGACGCCGCGTCATAAGCTGATGCTTTTCAACCTCGCTCGCGCCTATCCGGAAAAGACCGAGGAAGAGCGTCTGGACATCGCGCTGGATAGCTGGGGAAACATGGGGCGTCTCGCCGCCGAATATGTTTTCCTTGACCGCCTGTTCGATTACGACCCGGAGCAGACAAAGCCCGGGCGAATCGAGGTTGTCGGCATCGACAACTTTCTTGAGCTACGCGACAATCCACGTCCATTCATTGTCTTCACCGCCCATACCGGAAATTTCGAGCTTCTGCCTGTGGCAGGATCCGCCTTCGGCCTTGATGTGACGGTTCTCTTCCGTCCGCCGAACAATCCTTACGTGGCGGAGAAAATATTCAATTTCCGCAAGGAGCGCATGGGCAAGCTCGTTCCCTCGCACGCAGGCTCGTCCTTCGCGTTAGCCCGGCAGCTGGAGCGGGGGGCAGGTGTCGGCGTACTGGTGGATCAGAAGTTCCGCAAAGGTCTTCTGACCAAGTTCTTTGGACACAATGTTCAAACCAATCCGTTGCTCGCCAAGCTGGTCCGGCAGTTCGGCTGCGACGTCTATCCGGCGAGATGCATTCGCCTCCCGGACAATCGCTACCGCCTGGAAATCGAACCGAAGGTCGAGATACCGCTGAACGAGAAGGGCAGTGTCGATATCCAGAAGACCGCGCAGCTTTTGAACGACAAGGTTGAGAGCTGGGTTCGCGAGTATCCCGGTCAGTGGTTGTGGTACCACGACCGTTGGCACATCAAGGACCAGGTCAAGACGGACAATTGAAGTCGAGAAGCTCCTTTTCCACAACGTTGGTTTATAGATGGGGTATTGTTAAACCACACTCGATTAAGGAGGTTGACGTAACGCAATGATTTAGTCAGCCTGTTGCGAGACAAGACCGTGTTTATTCTTCCTTACTATTTCTCGGATTTGTAATAACGAAGCCGATTGTGATATGAGTGAATGTGCTGGTGTGGTTATATTGCAACTCCTTAACTCATGCTTTACGGGCACATCGTGCAGATTGTCGCCAGTGAGCCGGGAGAGGATTGGGCAACTGTAATGCC is a genomic window containing:
- a CDS encoding lipid A biosynthesis lauroyl acyltransferase, translating into MKLFITRIVLALENFRQWLNATIAFGFLNMLKLLPADPAIHFADRIARKLGPKTPRHKLMLFNLARAYPEKTEEERLDIALDSWGNMGRLAAEYVFLDRLFDYDPEQTKPGRIEVVGIDNFLELRDNPRPFIVFTAHTGNFELLPVAGSAFGLDVTVLFRPPNNPYVAEKIFNFRKERMGKLVPSHAGSSFALARQLERGAGVGVLVDQKFRKGLLTKFFGHNVQTNPLLAKLVRQFGCDVYPARCIRLPDNRYRLEIEPKVEIPLNEKGSVDIQKTAQLLNDKVESWVREYPGQWLWYHDRWHIKDQVKTDN